A region from the Chitinophaga sp. Cy-1792 genome encodes:
- a CDS encoding ABC transporter substrate-binding protein, which produces MKSNYCQAFIGRFFVAALLLGGIGSCGPQADSGKQVFRYNQVEGITSLDPAFARNQSVIWAVRQIYNTLVEPDENLQMRPSLASHWEESADHRVITFHLRTDVYFQDNDIFPGGKGRKMTAGDVVYSLRRIMDPATASPGAWIFNGRLDKDSGFVALNDSTFQLRLFEPFHPILGILSMQYCSVVPHEAIAKYGKDFRNHPCGTGPFQYFLWDEGQALVLHRNPHYFEKDSAGAPLPYLDAVQISFLESKATEFLLFRQGQLDFMNDLDASFKDEVLTKTGNLKPEWKGKMVLDKHSYLNTEYLGILNDTALEVVKTSPLRYKKIRQAINYGFDRVKMMTYLRNSIGQPATSGFVPAGLPSFDAALVKGYSYNPAKARALLKEAGFPDGQGLPVIKLLSIPIYADLANYVANQLQEIGVRIQVEVIQKSLLLEQTAKSQAMFFRGSWIADYPDAESYLAMFYGQNPAPPNYTRFKNSAYDKLYLEAMAEQNDSIRYHLYQEMDKIIVEEAPVVPLFYDEVIHLIQPNVENLKSNGLNLLELRRVKKRI; this is translated from the coding sequence ATGAAAAGTAATTATTGTCAGGCGTTTATCGGTAGATTTTTTGTAGCGGCCTTGCTATTGGGCGGTATAGGTAGTTGTGGACCGCAGGCAGACAGTGGAAAGCAGGTATTCCGCTATAACCAGGTGGAAGGTATTACCAGCCTGGACCCCGCCTTTGCCCGTAATCAATCCGTTATCTGGGCGGTGAGGCAGATATATAATACACTGGTAGAACCAGATGAAAACCTGCAGATGCGCCCATCACTGGCAAGCCACTGGGAGGAATCGGCAGACCATCGGGTGATTACCTTTCACCTGCGTACAGATGTATACTTCCAGGACAATGACATATTTCCCGGAGGGAAAGGAAGGAAAATGACCGCCGGTGATGTGGTGTATAGTTTGCGCCGTATCATGGACCCTGCCACGGCCTCGCCGGGTGCCTGGATCTTTAATGGTCGCCTGGATAAAGACAGCGGCTTTGTTGCCCTGAACGACTCCACATTTCAGCTTCGTCTGTTTGAGCCATTCCACCCGATACTGGGCATACTCAGTATGCAATACTGTTCGGTAGTGCCTCATGAAGCCATCGCCAAATACGGTAAGGACTTCCGTAACCATCCCTGCGGTACCGGACCTTTTCAGTATTTCCTCTGGGACGAAGGCCAGGCACTGGTATTACACCGTAACCCGCACTATTTTGAGAAAGACAGTGCCGGTGCACCATTGCCTTACCTGGATGCTGTACAGATAAGTTTCCTGGAGAGCAAGGCCACAGAGTTTCTGTTGTTCCGCCAGGGACAGCTCGACTTCATGAACGACCTGGATGCCAGCTTCAAGGATGAGGTGCTCACCAAAACAGGCAACCTGAAGCCGGAATGGAAAGGCAAAATGGTGCTGGACAAACATTCCTATCTGAACACAGAATACCTGGGTATATTAAACGATACGGCGCTGGAAGTGGTAAAGACTTCCCCGCTTCGCTATAAAAAGATTAGACAGGCCATTAACTATGGTTTTGACCGGGTGAAGATGATGACCTATCTGCGGAATAGTATCGGACAGCCGGCAACATCAGGGTTTGTTCCTGCCGGATTGCCTTCCTTTGATGCAGCGCTGGTGAAAGGCTATAGCTATAACCCGGCAAAAGCCAGGGCATTACTGAAAGAAGCCGGTTTCCCGGACGGACAGGGCCTGCCCGTTATCAAACTGTTGTCTATACCTATATATGCAGACCTGGCCAACTATGTAGCTAACCAGTTGCAGGAGATAGGTGTTCGTATACAGGTAGAGGTGATACAGAAAAGTTTGCTGCTGGAGCAAACCGCCAAATCACAGGCGATGTTTTTCCGTGGCAGCTGGATTGCCGATTACCCGGATGCGGAGAGCTACCTGGCCATGTTCTATGGGCAGAACCCTGCACCACCAAACTATACGCGGTTTAAGAACAGTGCCTACGATAAATTGTACCTGGAAGCTATGGCAGAACAAAACGACAGCATACGCTATCATCTCTACCAGGAGATGGATAAAATAATCGTGGAAGAAGCACCGGTGGTACCTTTATTTTATGACGAAGTGATCCATCTTATCCAGCCCAATGTAGAAAATCTGAAAAGCAATGGATTGAACCTGCTGGAGTTACGCAGGGTCAAGAAAAGAATATAA
- a CDS encoding M1 family metallopeptidase, with protein sequence MRGIKLLCLALLFSSAAFAQKQYTHADTLRGSITPQRAWWDVQYYDLHVTVDPPDSTFTGFNTITYNVLKPDSIMQIDLQEPMEIDSVLQDKHTLTFTRDGNAFFINLKKPQIAKKADKITIFFHGKPKVAVKAPWDGGVVWGKDKENRPWIATACQGLGASVWWPNKDHQSDEPDNGMTIALTVPNELKGVSNGRLKKTFPNADGTTTYTWMVTNPINNYDVSVNIGNYTEIKDSYSGEGGKLDLSYWVLDYNVDTAKVHFEVVKPMLKCFEYWFGKYPFYKDSYKLVEVPFLGMEHQSAVAYGNKFKMGYLGRDLSGTGWGLKWDFIIVHESGHEWFGNNITTKDLADMWVHESFTNYSETLFTTCQYGAKAGNEYVQGSRHNITNDEPIIPAYNVNAEGSGDMYYKGANMIHMIRQIMGNDEAFRQLLRGLNKTFWHQTVTGRQVQDYINNFVGINLDKMYEQYLTTTQIPTLEYRITGQQLQFRWVDAVKDFNMPVKVKLNASGYTLIYPGTLWHTAVLTLDKPEDFEVDPNFYINVKNVKDVKKAK encoded by the coding sequence ATGCGCGGCATTAAATTGCTTTGCCTGGCTTTATTATTTTCCAGTGCTGCATTTGCTCAGAAACAGTATACCCATGCCGACACGCTTCGGGGCAGCATTACGCCACAGCGTGCCTGGTGGGATGTTCAGTATTATGACCTGCATGTAACAGTAGACCCTCCCGATAGCACTTTTACCGGTTTCAACACGATTACCTATAATGTATTAAAACCCGATTCCATCATGCAGATAGACCTGCAGGAACCTATGGAAATCGATAGCGTATTACAGGATAAACATACATTGACATTTACCCGCGATGGTAATGCCTTTTTTATTAACCTGAAGAAACCACAGATCGCTAAGAAAGCAGATAAGATTACCATCTTCTTTCATGGCAAACCAAAGGTAGCCGTGAAAGCGCCGTGGGATGGCGGTGTAGTCTGGGGGAAAGATAAAGAAAACCGTCCGTGGATAGCTACTGCCTGCCAGGGATTGGGCGCCAGTGTCTGGTGGCCCAATAAAGATCACCAGAGTGATGAGCCGGACAACGGTATGACCATCGCGCTGACGGTACCCAATGAACTGAAAGGCGTTTCCAATGGCCGCCTGAAAAAGACGTTCCCTAATGCGGATGGCACGACCACCTATACCTGGATGGTGACCAATCCCATCAACAACTATGATGTGTCGGTCAACATCGGGAACTATACAGAAATAAAAGACAGCTATAGCGGCGAAGGCGGAAAGCTGGACCTCAGCTACTGGGTACTGGACTATAACGTAGATACCGCCAAAGTACACTTCGAAGTAGTGAAGCCTATGCTGAAATGCTTTGAATACTGGTTTGGAAAATATCCTTTCTATAAAGACAGCTATAAGCTGGTAGAGGTACCTTTCCTGGGGATGGAACACCAGAGCGCCGTTGCCTATGGCAATAAGTTCAAAATGGGTTACCTGGGCAGGGATCTTTCCGGCACCGGGTGGGGACTGAAATGGGACTTTATTATTGTACATGAAAGCGGCCACGAATGGTTCGGTAATAATATAACCACCAAAGACCTGGCAGATATGTGGGTACATGAATCCTTCACCAATTACTCCGAAACGCTCTTTACTACCTGCCAGTACGGCGCTAAAGCAGGGAATGAATATGTACAGGGAAGCAGGCATAATATCACCAACGACGAGCCTATCATTCCTGCCTATAACGTAAATGCTGAAGGCAGTGGCGATATGTACTACAAAGGCGCCAACATGATCCATATGATCCGTCAGATAATGGGAAATGACGAAGCCTTCCGTCAGCTGTTGCGCGGACTGAATAAAACCTTCTGGCATCAGACCGTTACCGGCAGACAGGTTCAGGATTATATCAACAATTTTGTCGGTATTAACCTGGATAAAATGTACGAGCAATATCTTACCACTACACAAATACCAACCCTTGAATACCGCATTACCGGCCAGCAGCTGCAATTCCGCTGGGTAGATGCTGTAAAGGATTTCAATATGCCGGTAAAGGTAAAACTCAATGCCAGTGGCTACACCCTTATCTATCCAGGTACCTTATGGCATACCGCCGTACTGACGCTGGATAAGCCGGAAGATTTTGAGGTGGACCCTAATTTCTATATAAATGTGAAAAATGTAAAAGACGTGAAGAAAGCGAAATAA
- a CDS encoding NADPH-dependent F420 reductase: MKIGILGSGPVGLTLGKGLIQTGHHITIGTRNPAKESLQQWAKRLGNQAAIGTFRQAAEFGDLMLICTRWTGTKKAIEAAGVWNFKNKTVVDVTNPIDGKGPDENGRMTLVIGHNHSAGEQIQAWLPPDSSVVKALSCIGHEHMLLPAFKEGAPTMFIAGNNHIAKRTVVNLLHQMGWHDVADMGNIEMSRNIEPLAVLWEAYAFLNNSREHAFKLLKK, encoded by the coding sequence ATGAAGATCGGCATCCTGGGAAGTGGTCCTGTAGGACTCACACTCGGTAAAGGCCTTATTCAGACAGGTCATCACATTACTATTGGTACCAGAAACCCGGCTAAAGAGTCGTTGCAGCAATGGGCCAAACGCCTGGGTAACCAGGCCGCCATCGGTACATTCAGGCAAGCCGCCGAATTCGGGGACCTGATGCTGATATGTACCCGGTGGACAGGTACCAAAAAGGCTATAGAAGCTGCCGGCGTCTGGAATTTTAAAAACAAAACCGTCGTCGACGTCACCAATCCGATCGATGGCAAAGGCCCCGACGAAAATGGCCGCATGACGCTTGTCATCGGGCATAATCATTCTGCCGGAGAGCAGATCCAGGCCTGGCTGCCACCAGATTCTTCCGTTGTGAAGGCACTTAGCTGTATAGGCCACGAACATATGTTACTCCCTGCCTTCAAGGAAGGTGCTCCCACCATGTTTATTGCCGGCAATAACCATATTGCCAAAAGAACGGTTGTCAACCTGCTCCACCAGATGGGCTGGCACGATGTTGCAGACATGGGAAATATTGAGATGAGCCGCAACATTGAGCCACTGGCAGTACTCTGGGAAGCATATGCCTTTCTTAATAACAGTAGAGAACATGCATTTAAACTGCTGAAAAAATAA
- a CDS encoding menaquinone biosynthetic enzyme MqnA/MqnD family protein — translation MEQKVKVAAVSYLNTKPLLYGFRNHPVLEMMELSMDYPAKIAQQLIDGDVDVALVPVAIIPKLKEYHIIADYCIGAEGPVASVCLYSEVPLHEIKRIYLDYQSRTSVALLKVLVREYWKLDVEFIATNGDYESNIKGTDAGLVIGDRALKQRHISPFIYDLAEHWMRFTSLPFVFAAWISNKPLPKEFTDAFNNATGIGIQNIPAVVAENPYDVYDLTTYYVQNISYPLTPAKRQGMQKFLGYLLAEQQA, via the coding sequence TTGGAACAGAAAGTAAAAGTAGCGGCTGTAAGTTATTTGAATACAAAGCCTTTATTGTATGGATTCAGGAATCATCCGGTCTTGGAGATGATGGAATTATCAATGGATTATCCGGCTAAGATAGCGCAGCAACTGATAGATGGAGACGTAGACGTGGCGCTGGTACCGGTAGCCATCATACCTAAGCTGAAGGAATATCATATCATTGCAGATTACTGTATTGGTGCAGAAGGACCGGTTGCTTCCGTGTGTTTGTATAGTGAAGTGCCTTTACATGAGATAAAGAGAATTTACCTGGATTACCAGAGCCGTACCTCTGTAGCGCTCCTGAAAGTGCTGGTGCGTGAATACTGGAAACTGGATGTTGAGTTTATTGCCACCAATGGTGACTATGAATCCAATATTAAAGGCACTGATGCCGGATTGGTTATTGGTGACCGTGCTTTGAAGCAAAGACATATCTCTCCGTTTATCTATGACCTGGCAGAACACTGGATGCGCTTTACCAGCCTTCCTTTCGTATTTGCGGCATGGATCAGCAACAAACCATTACCGAAAGAATTCACGGATGCTTTCAATAATGCCACTGGCATTGGTATCCAGAATATTCCTGCGGTAGTGGCAGAGAACCCATATGATGTATATGATCTCACTACTTACTATGTGCAGAATATCAGCTACCCGCTGACACCGGCAAAACGCCAGGGAATGCAGAAGTTCCTGGGCTACCTGCTGGCAGAACAACAGGCATAG
- the purB gene encoding adenylosuccinate lyase, which translates to MQLQPLTAISPLDGRYRKQLDELANYFSEFALIRYRVMVEVEYFIALSEQKIFTLPKAKVPALRKIYQEFTVENAQLIKDTEKITNHDVKAVEYFLKNEMKNLGLEDKLEWVHFGLTSQDINNTATPLFWKDAIEHVYMPALANLVLELGKMAKAWMKIPMLARTHGQPASPTILGKEIMVFVERLEGQIKLLGEIPFAAKFGGATGNFNAHHVAFPKINWEKFGEKFVNTTLGLQRMQFTTQIEHYDNISAQFDALKRINTILIDFCRDIWTYISMDYFKQKIKKDEVGSSAMPHKVNPIDFENAEGNLGLANAIFEHLSAKLPISRLQRDLTDSTVLRNLGVPFGHTLLATKSIQKGLSKLILNEAKLKEDLENTWAVVAEAIQTVLRRENYPQPYEALKALTRGGEGITKQSMHKFIDGLKISAALKKELKAITPHNYTGIW; encoded by the coding sequence ATGCAATTACAACCATTAACTGCCATTTCACCTTTGGACGGGCGCTATCGCAAGCAACTGGACGAGCTGGCCAATTATTTCTCTGAATTTGCGTTGATCCGTTACCGTGTGATGGTAGAGGTGGAATACTTTATTGCGCTGTCGGAACAGAAAATCTTTACCCTGCCAAAGGCTAAAGTACCTGCCCTGCGTAAGATCTACCAGGAGTTCACGGTTGAGAATGCACAACTGATCAAAGACACCGAGAAGATCACCAATCACGACGTGAAAGCCGTGGAGTATTTCCTGAAGAATGAAATGAAGAACCTGGGTCTGGAAGACAAACTGGAATGGGTACACTTCGGCCTCACCTCTCAGGACATCAACAACACCGCTACCCCACTGTTCTGGAAAGATGCCATCGAGCACGTTTACATGCCGGCACTGGCCAACCTCGTGCTGGAACTGGGTAAAATGGCCAAAGCATGGATGAAGATCCCTATGCTGGCACGTACACACGGACAACCAGCTTCTCCTACCATCCTCGGTAAAGAAATCATGGTGTTCGTAGAAAGACTGGAAGGACAAATCAAACTGCTGGGCGAAATTCCTTTCGCAGCCAAGTTTGGTGGTGCTACCGGTAACTTTAACGCCCACCACGTGGCATTCCCTAAAATCAACTGGGAGAAATTCGGCGAGAAATTCGTAAACACAACCCTGGGCCTGCAACGTATGCAGTTTACTACTCAGATTGAACATTACGATAATATCTCCGCTCAGTTTGATGCACTCAAACGTATCAATACCATCCTTATCGATTTCTGCCGTGATATCTGGACTTACATCTCCATGGATTACTTTAAACAGAAAATCAAGAAAGATGAAGTTGGCTCCTCTGCCATGCCGCACAAAGTAAATCCTATCGACTTTGAAAATGCAGAAGGTAACCTGGGACTGGCAAATGCTATTTTTGAACACCTGAGTGCGAAGCTGCCAATTTCCCGCCTGCAACGCGACCTGACCGATTCTACCGTGCTGCGCAACCTGGGCGTTCCGTTCGGACATACCCTGCTGGCTACCAAATCCATCCAGAAAGGCCTGTCTAAACTGATCCTCAATGAAGCGAAACTCAAGGAAGATCTGGAAAACACCTGGGCAGTAGTAGCAGAAGCTATTCAGACCGTATTACGCCGTGAGAACTATCCACAGCCATACGAGGCACTGAAAGCCCTGACCCGTGGCGGTGAAGGCATTACCAAACAAAGTATGCACAAATTCATCGATGGCCTTAAAATCAGTGCTGCACTGAAAAAAGAGTTAAAGGCAATCACGCCGCATAACTATACCGGTATCTGGTAG